One stretch of Roseovarius mucosus DNA includes these proteins:
- a CDS encoding SDR family NAD(P)-dependent oxidoreductase produces the protein MTDAHYPDLKGRSVFVTGGGSGIGAALTEAFVAQGAKVAFVQRSDATAFCDRIADRHGARPLYLPCDITDRTALHQALEFARDAHGPVQVLVNNAANDQRHRAEDLDEAGWNASLAVNLSAYFFAIQGVVGQMRTAGGGSIINFSSISYMMGNAGYPAYVTANAGITGMTRALAREFGPERIRVNALVPGWVMTERQRTLWATPTDLAAHLEKQCLKEHLVPEDISGGTLFLASEASRMMTGQALVIDGGVVVTG, from the coding sequence ATGACCGACGCCCACTATCCCGATCTGAAGGGTCGCTCTGTCTTTGTCACCGGCGGAGGTTCTGGGATCGGCGCGGCCCTGACCGAGGCGTTTGTCGCTCAAGGGGCCAAAGTCGCCTTTGTGCAACGTTCGGATGCGACAGCGTTTTGTGACAGAATCGCTGATCGTCACGGGGCCCGCCCCTTGTATCTGCCTTGCGACATTACGGATCGCACAGCGCTGCATCAGGCACTTGAGTTTGCGCGCGATGCACATGGGCCAGTGCAGGTTTTGGTCAACAATGCCGCCAACGATCAGCGTCACCGCGCCGAGGATCTGGACGAAGCCGGATGGAACGCCAGTCTTGCGGTGAATCTGTCTGCCTATTTCTTTGCCATTCAGGGCGTCGTTGGCCAGATGCGGACCGCCGGGGGCGGCTCGATCATCAATTTCTCGTCGATCAGCTATATGATGGGAAATGCGGGCTACCCTGCTTATGTGACCGCGAATGCCGGGATTACCGGCATGACCCGCGCTCTTGCGCGCGAATTTGGACCAGAGCGTATTCGGGTCAATGCGCTGGTGCCCGGATGGGTGATGACAGAACGCCAACGCACCCTTTGGGCTACGCCCACGGACCTTGCCGCGCATCTGGAGAAGCAATGCCTCAAGGAACACCTTGTCCCCGAGGATATCAGTGGCGGTACGCTTTTTCTGGCCTCTGAGGCCAGCCGGATGATGACCGGTCAGGCATTGGTCATCGACGGCGGCGTGGTTGTAACGGGATGA
- a CDS encoding sulfotransferase yields MKAATHTQSIAVEIEAALDMLQAYKASVPAVPITDSFPSLLDQCEAMCQSFTGPEPIRTLHHFACSGGTLIAKCIAALPSVVLLNEIDPLSQIHLPQNRRAPKFAPTDLFGALQISRREVNPTVVVDGFREATQTIVGGLASRGQSLVIRDHAHSHFCTQIDPNSRPTLHEILATGRHPVVSLLTVRHPLDSFLSLNANGWLHFSPSTLETYSQRYAEFLDRHADLDLVRYEDFVAAPERTLEKICQIIALPYHASALELFTIIRLSGDSGRKGAQIAERPRREVPMVIDAQRGSRDYKALCVRLGYEP; encoded by the coding sequence ATGAAGGCGGCGACACACACGCAGTCAATCGCGGTTGAAATCGAAGCGGCATTGGACATGCTGCAAGCCTACAAAGCATCTGTACCGGCGGTGCCGATCACCGACAGTTTCCCAAGTTTGCTGGACCAGTGCGAAGCAATGTGCCAGTCCTTTACTGGCCCCGAACCGATCCGGACATTGCATCATTTTGCCTGTTCCGGTGGCACCTTGATTGCGAAATGTATCGCGGCACTGCCCAGCGTTGTGCTGTTGAACGAGATTGACCCGCTCAGCCAAATTCATTTGCCGCAAAACAGGCGTGCCCCGAAATTTGCGCCGACGGATCTGTTTGGGGCACTGCAGATCTCTCGGCGCGAGGTTAACCCAACTGTTGTTGTCGACGGCTTCCGTGAGGCAACGCAGACAATCGTCGGCGGCTTGGCATCCAGAGGACAAAGCCTGGTGATCCGGGACCATGCGCATTCCCATTTCTGCACCCAGATTGATCCGAACAGCCGGCCTACGCTTCACGAGATTTTGGCGACAGGGCGTCATCCTGTGGTGTCGCTGCTCACGGTGCGGCATCCGCTCGATAGTTTCCTGTCCTTGAATGCGAACGGATGGTTGCATTTTTCGCCCTCCACCCTTGAAACCTACAGCCAGCGATATGCAGAGTTTCTGGATCGCCATGCGGATCTGGACCTCGTCAGATACGAAGACTTTGTGGCCGCACCCGAACGCACGCTGGAAAAGATCTGCCAGATTATCGCCCTGCCATACCACGCCTCTGCCTTGGAGCTTTTCACCATCATTCGTCTGTCCGGCGACAGTGGCCGCAAGGGCGCGCAGATCGCCGAGCGCCCACGCCGCGAGGTTCCAATGGTGATCGACGCGCAACGCGGCTCTCGCGATTACAAAGCATTATGTGTGCGTCTGGGATATGAGCCTTAA
- a CDS encoding glycosyltransferase family 2 protein — MLASIVIRTLNEAQHLDDLMVMIGAQQTNGLDVEVVLIDSGSTDGTVEIAERHGCRVTTIKKSEFSFGRSLNRGCDHATGDLLVFISGHCVPVDTMWLQNLCQPLIDGVASYSYGRQIGDDDSNYSERRIFAKYFPDVSAIPQDGFFCNNANSALLRSAWQKHPFDEALTGLEDMELAKRLVSAGHKIAYVADAPVFHHHQESWAQVRRRFEREAIALRSIMPEVHLSRFDVLRYVIRSVIGDWRAAALNNIRSTSRMDMLRYRWNQYVGSHKGNHEHRLLSQHAKERFFFPQVNEKAAQDDWLRPLRRTPPHESQQSKS; from the coding sequence ATGCTTGCAAGCATTGTGATTAGAACATTGAACGAAGCGCAGCACCTCGACGATCTTATGGTGATGATCGGCGCTCAACAGACCAACGGTCTTGACGTTGAGGTGGTCCTGATCGACTCGGGCTCAACAGACGGCACTGTTGAGATTGCAGAGCGCCATGGCTGCCGGGTCACAACCATCAAGAAATCTGAATTCTCTTTCGGGCGCTCGTTGAATCGTGGCTGCGATCACGCAACCGGAGATCTGCTTGTGTTCATCTCTGGCCATTGCGTGCCTGTTGATACGATGTGGCTGCAGAACCTGTGCCAACCGCTGATCGACGGCGTGGCCAGCTATAGTTACGGTCGCCAGATCGGGGATGACGATAGCAATTACAGCGAACGTCGCATCTTTGCCAAATACTTCCCGGATGTCTCGGCCATTCCGCAGGACGGATTCTTTTGCAACAATGCCAACTCTGCACTGCTGCGCAGCGCATGGCAAAAGCATCCCTTTGACGAGGCACTGACGGGTCTTGAGGATATGGAACTTGCCAAACGCTTGGTAAGCGCAGGGCATAAGATCGCCTATGTGGCGGATGCGCCTGTATTCCACCACCATCAAGAGAGCTGGGCACAGGTTCGACGCCGGTTTGAGCGCGAGGCGATTGCGCTGCGCTCGATCATGCCAGAGGTGCATTTGTCGCGCTTTGATGTTCTGCGCTATGTGATCCGCAGTGTGATCGGGGATTGGCGCGCCGCCGCACTCAACAACATTCGCTCGACCTCGCGCATGGATATGCTGCGGTATCGCTGGAACCAATACGTCGGATCGCACAAGGGCAATCACGAACACCGGCTGTTGTCGCAACATGCCAAGGAACGTTTCTTCTTTCCACAAGTCAATGAAAAGGCCGCACAAGATGACTGGCTCAGGCCGCTGCGTCGCACTCCTCCCCATGAAAGCCAACAGTCAAAGAGTTAA
- the hflX gene encoding GTPase HflX: protein MDHARPITRAWVIHPEIDGANRARDPALALEEAVALAHALPDIDVVGADTVRLRKPDAGRLFGKGKLEELHQAMEAAEVELVLVDGPVTPVQQRNLEKAWGVKLLDRTGLILEIFSDRAATREGVLQVEMAALSYQRTRLVRAWTHLERQRGGLGFVGGPGETQIEADRRAIDDQLVRLRRQLEKVAKTRTLHRAARAKVPFPVVALVGYTNAGKSTLFNRLTGADVMAKDMLFATLDPTMRRVNLPEGGPEVILSDTVGFISDLPTELVAAFRATLEEVLSADLICHVRDISHPETVSQSRDVATILESLGVSDKTPQIEIWNKIDRLPEDARAAAVTQAARQEDVIAISAISGQGLSDLISAIGDKLSDVTHLTEVHLRFAEGRKRAWLFEKELVEAETQTEDGFDLTVRWTARQEARFRAL, encoded by the coding sequence ATGGACCACGCGCGCCCGATCACCCGGGCTTGGGTCATCCACCCCGAAATTGACGGTGCCAACCGCGCCCGTGATCCCGCTTTGGCGTTGGAAGAGGCCGTGGCCCTTGCCCATGCTTTGCCGGATATCGACGTGGTCGGTGCCGATACGGTGCGCCTGCGCAAGCCGGACGCCGGGCGTCTTTTTGGCAAGGGCAAGTTGGAAGAGCTGCATCAGGCGATGGAGGCCGCCGAGGTCGAGCTTGTGTTGGTCGACGGCCCCGTGACGCCGGTGCAACAGCGCAATCTGGAAAAGGCTTGGGGCGTCAAGCTGCTGGATCGCACCGGGCTGATTTTGGAAATTTTCAGCGACCGCGCGGCAACGCGCGAAGGCGTGCTGCAAGTCGAGATGGCAGCGCTGAGCTATCAGCGCACGCGCCTTGTGCGCGCTTGGACCCACCTTGAACGGCAACGCGGTGGTCTAGGGTTCGTGGGCGGCCCCGGCGAGACGCAGATCGAAGCGGATCGTCGCGCGATTGACGATCAGCTTGTGCGCCTGCGGCGTCAGTTGGAAAAGGTGGCCAAGACCCGCACCCTGCACCGCGCCGCGCGTGCCAAAGTGCCATTTCCGGTGGTGGCGCTTGTTGGCTATACCAACGCGGGCAAATCCACGCTTTTCAATCGCCTCACCGGGGCGGATGTGATGGCCAAGGATATGCTCTTTGCCACGCTCGATCCGACCATGCGCCGCGTCAACCTGCCCGAAGGCGGGCCAGAGGTGATCCTGTCCGATACCGTGGGCTTTATCAGCGATCTGCCCACCGAATTGGTCGCAGCCTTTCGCGCGACGCTGGAAGAGGTTCTGTCGGCGGATCTCATCTGTCATGTGCGCGATATTTCGCATCCCGAAACTGTCTCGCAGTCGCGCGACGTCGCGACAATTCTCGAGAGCCTCGGGGTCAGCGACAAGACACCCCAGATCGAAATCTGGAACAAGATCGACCGCTTGCCAGAGGATGCGCGCGCCGCTGCCGTGACCCAAGCGGCGCGGCAAGAGGATGTCATCGCAATTTCCGCGATCTCGGGGCAGGGGCTCAGTGATCTCATTTCGGCCATTGGGGACAAGCTGTCTGATGTAACGCATCTGACAGAGGTGCATCTGCGCTTTGCCGAAGGACGCAAGCGCGCATGGCTCTTTGAAAAAGAGCTGGTCGAAGCCGAGACCCAGACCGAAGACGGCTTTGATCTGACAGTACGCTGGACCGCGCGGCAAGAGGCGCGCTTTCGCGCTTTGTAA
- a CDS encoding mannose-1-phosphate guanylyltransferase/mannose-6-phosphate isomerase, protein MITPVLLCGGSGTRLWPLSRKSYPKQFVALLGDVTLFQASAQRLSGPEFAAPMVLTNADFRFIVGEQLDDIGITPGAVLIEPSGRNTAPAVLAAALWQARQDPEALMLVAPSDHVVPDPEAFRQAVAAGVGPAQAGQLVTFGIKPTHAETGYGYLELDGVPGDLAPRPIGLKRFVEKPNAEAAAAMLAEGTYLWNAGIFLFKAATILDAFRAHAPQLLAPVEAAVEKTTPDLGFYRLDPEAWGEAEDISIDYAVMEKARNLTVIPFAAGWSDLGGWDAVWRETGPDARGVATSGHATAIDCDNTLLRSEDAGLEVVGIGLDDIITVAMSDAVLVAHVSRAQDVKQAVAALKAKGRKQAESFPKDHRPWGWFESLVIGERFQVKRIHVHPGAALSLQSHHHRSEHWIVVEGTAKVTVDDVVKLVSENQSVYIPLGAVHRMENPGKVPMVLIEVQTGSYLGEDDIIRYEDIYARG, encoded by the coding sequence ATGATTACTCCGGTTCTCCTTTGCGGCGGCTCTGGCACACGGCTGTGGCCTTTGTCTCGCAAATCCTATCCTAAACAATTTGTGGCGCTCTTGGGCGATGTCACGCTCTTTCAGGCTTCGGCTCAGCGGTTGTCTGGTCCAGAGTTTGCGGCCCCCATGGTGCTGACCAACGCCGATTTCCGCTTTATCGTGGGCGAGCAACTGGACGATATCGGGATCACTCCGGGCGCGGTTCTGATCGAGCCTTCGGGGCGCAATACGGCGCCTGCGGTTCTGGCAGCGGCGCTCTGGCAGGCACGCCAAGACCCGGAGGCGCTGATGCTTGTCGCGCCCTCAGACCATGTCGTGCCCGATCCCGAGGCGTTTCGGCAGGCGGTCGCGGCGGGAGTGGGGCCTGCGCAGGCGGGGCAGCTTGTGACCTTCGGGATCAAGCCCACGCATGCCGAAACCGGCTATGGCTATCTGGAGCTTGACGGCGTGCCCGGCGATCTGGCCCCGCGCCCCATCGGCCTCAAGCGGTTCGTTGAAAAGCCGAATGCCGAGGCGGCGGCGGCGATGCTGGCAGAGGGCACATATCTGTGGAACGCGGGGATTTTTCTCTTCAAGGCGGCGACCATCCTCGATGCATTCCGGGCCCATGCGCCGCAGCTCTTGGCACCGGTCGAGGCTGCGGTTGAAAAGACCACCCCTGATCTGGGCTTTTATCGCCTTGATCCCGAGGCTTGGGGCGAGGCCGAGGATATCTCGATCGACTATGCGGTGATGGAAAAGGCGCGCAACCTCACGGTCATTCCCTTTGCTGCCGGATGGTCGGATCTGGGGGGATGGGATGCGGTCTGGCGTGAAACCGGGCCGGATGCACGCGGCGTTGCGACCTCTGGCCATGCCACGGCGATTGATTGCGACAACACGCTTTTGCGGTCCGAAGACGCAGGGCTTGAGGTGGTGGGGATCGGGCTTGACGATATCATCACGGTGGCGATGTCCGATGCCGTTCTGGTGGCGCATGTCAGCCGGGCGCAGGATGTGAAACAGGCCGTCGCCGCGCTCAAGGCCAAGGGGCGCAAACAGGCCGAAAGTTTCCCCAAGGATCACCGCCCTTGGGGCTGGTTCGAGAGCCTGGTGATCGGCGAGCGGTTTCAGGTCAAGCGCATTCATGTTCACCCCGGTGCCGCCCTCAGCCTTCAAAGCCATCACCACCGCTCTGAGCACTGGATCGTGGTGGAAGGCACCGCCAAAGTGACCGTGGATGACGTGGTCAAGCTCGTGAGCGAGAACCAATCGGTCTATATCCCCTTGGGCGCAGTGCACCGTATGGAAAACCCCGGCAAGGTGCCCATGGTGCTGATCGAAGTGCAGACCGGATCGTACTTGGGCGAGGATGACATCATCCGGTATGAGGATATCTACGCGCGTGGATGA
- a CDS encoding acylneuraminate cytidylyltransferase family protein: MPRNVSSFHKSMKRPHKMTGSGRCVALLPMKANSQRVKGKNFRPLHGKPLFAWILDSLLALDEIDEVVINTDARHILAENGLVESDRVRIRDRKAELCGDTVSMNLILADDIAAVEAETYLMTHTTNPMLRPETIRAALAAYRAGVADGTADSLFTVNKIQTRFYRADASPVNHDPDNLVQTQDLEPWFEENSNLFIFSRDSFAATNARIGRKPILHEMNKMEAVDIDTPEDWALAEAVASLHMQHQKTA, translated from the coding sequence ATGCCAAGGAACGTTTCTTCTTTCCACAAGTCAATGAAAAGGCCGCACAAGATGACTGGCTCAGGCCGCTGCGTCGCACTCCTCCCCATGAAAGCCAACAGTCAAAGAGTTAAGGGCAAGAATTTCCGTCCACTACACGGCAAACCTCTCTTTGCCTGGATTTTGGATTCGCTTCTGGCGCTTGATGAAATTGATGAGGTCGTCATCAATACGGATGCCCGTCACATTCTTGCAGAGAATGGGCTGGTAGAGTCGGACCGCGTGCGAATCCGGGATCGCAAGGCAGAGCTGTGTGGCGATACGGTGTCGATGAATCTGATCTTGGCCGATGATATCGCCGCCGTAGAAGCGGAGACCTATTTGATGACCCATACGACCAACCCGATGCTGCGGCCCGAAACCATCCGGGCGGCTTTGGCCGCCTATCGGGCGGGGGTTGCGGATGGCACGGCGGATTCGCTCTTTACGGTCAACAAAATTCAGACCCGGTTTTACCGCGCCGATGCCAGCCCGGTGAACCATGATCCGGACAACCTCGTTCAGACGCAAGATCTGGAACCGTGGTTCGAAGAGAACTCGAACCTTTTCATTTTCTCACGGGATAGCTTTGCCGCGACCAATGCACGGATCGGGCGCAAGCCGATCCTGCACGAGATGAACAAGATGGAAGCTGTCGACATCGACACTCCCGAAGACTGGGCCCTTGCCGAGGCAGTGGCCAGTCTGCACATGCAACACCAAAAGACGGCGTGA
- a CDS encoding FkbM family methyltransferase, with amino-acid sequence MSKTKPRSFIHIGAGTGKRLAELQKHDPDKIVLVEADRNAAARLTQKSASASNVQVIRAALGKEEGDAELSLWNFSRLNSTQEPTPALYELFPGLIRKERQIVPVITPAQLLSEMGAVARPMALILEAPGNEMNILNACKADGMLDQIDQLEILAAEEAFYDGAVTRAELEAWLSDEGFDVTLRDEADADWTVLHLQADQKARALARAQTRIETLRTSLASLETTLSETQAELKAAKERAELQEAALSEARAATEAKAKTLAERDIALKAAQERVVAIETALTEARAATEAKTKELAERDAALKAANDKISGIETSMVDLEKQRHSAVQKRDEAVSTLDFQTRFQAMLQVDLENLRGRLEQSETQRQRQEDLLGKLTAKLSLAAEYLRQLPPSDQESLASDPAQKLSPPRRRTAGKKQKTKAGQGSKA; translated from the coding sequence GTGAGCAAGACAAAACCACGCAGTTTCATTCATATTGGGGCTGGCACCGGCAAACGTCTTGCAGAGCTTCAAAAGCATGACCCAGACAAGATCGTGCTGGTTGAAGCAGATCGAAACGCTGCGGCGCGATTGACCCAGAAAAGCGCATCGGCGTCAAATGTACAGGTGATCCGGGCCGCTTTGGGCAAGGAAGAGGGCGATGCAGAGTTATCCCTCTGGAACTTTTCGCGGCTGAACAGCACGCAGGAACCAACCCCCGCGCTCTACGAGCTTTTTCCCGGGTTGATCCGCAAAGAACGTCAGATCGTTCCCGTCATCACGCCCGCGCAGCTCTTGTCCGAGATGGGGGCGGTTGCAAGGCCAATGGCGCTTATCCTTGAGGCCCCCGGCAACGAGATGAATATTCTGAACGCTTGCAAGGCCGATGGCATGCTCGATCAGATCGACCAACTCGAAATCCTTGCGGCTGAAGAGGCGTTTTACGACGGGGCGGTCACGCGCGCCGAGTTGGAAGCATGGCTGAGTGACGAAGGATTTGACGTCACGCTGCGCGACGAGGCGGATGCGGATTGGACTGTGCTGCACCTTCAAGCCGATCAAAAGGCCCGCGCCTTGGCTCGGGCCCAAACACGCATCGAAACCTTGCGCACAAGCCTTGCGTCCCTTGAAACGACGCTGTCAGAGACGCAGGCCGAATTGAAAGCAGCCAAAGAACGGGCAGAGCTGCAAGAGGCTGCCCTATCCGAAGCGCGAGCGGCGACAGAGGCGAAAGCAAAGACCTTGGCAGAGCGCGATATAGCGCTGAAGGCGGCTCAGGAGCGGGTCGTCGCAATTGAGACGGCCTTGACCGAAGCGCGTGCCGCGACGGAGGCAAAAACAAAAGAGTTGGCAGAGCGCGATGCGGCGCTGAAAGCGGCGAACGATAAGATATCTGGCATCGAAACCAGTATGGTGGATTTGGAAAAACAGCGCCACAGTGCCGTGCAAAAGCGCGACGAAGCTGTCTCGACCTTGGATTTTCAAACCCGCTTTCAGGCGATGTTGCAGGTCGATTTGGAAAATTTGCGCGGTCGTCTCGAGCAGAGTGAGACACAGCGCCAACGGCAAGAAGACTTGCTGGGCAAGCTCACGGCAAAACTGTCGCTGGCGGCCGAATATCTGCGACAGTTGCCCCCGAGCGACCAAGAGAGTTTAGCGTCGGACCCCGCCCAAAAACTTTCGCCACCTCGTCGGCGCACTGCGGGCAAGAAGCAGAAAACAAAGGCCGGGCAAGGGTCAAAGGCATGA
- a CDS encoding 6-hydroxymethylpterin diphosphokinase MptE-like protein, translated as MDLRKTIRRTLDQLGGLGRRTETGSNSGLAQFENLHQGESCVIVCNGPSLNRMDLRFLRNHTVIGLNKIHLGLEKFGFEPRYLVAVNPKVVEQAREALAALPAIRFIGARAAGHLEEGPRTFHVPILTPPVMFSTDICKGLREGGTVTHAALQVAYYMGFSKVVIIGMDHRFTYHGAPHEAHVMEGPDPNHFSPEYFRGQVWDNPDLERSEASYKVAREVFEAAGRQIVDATLDGACPVFEKADYRAVFGLPRDHGPRE; from the coding sequence TTGGATTTGCGCAAGACCATCCGTAGGACACTTGACCAGCTCGGCGGGCTGGGGCGGCGGACTGAGACCGGGTCAAACTCTGGTTTGGCGCAGTTCGAGAACCTGCACCAAGGTGAAAGCTGTGTCATCGTCTGTAACGGCCCGTCACTGAACCGGATGGATCTGCGGTTTTTGCGCAATCACACGGTGATCGGTCTGAACAAGATCCATTTGGGATTGGAGAAATTCGGCTTTGAGCCACGCTATCTGGTGGCGGTCAATCCCAAGGTGGTCGAACAGGCGCGGGAGGCGTTGGCGGCCTTGCCCGCAATCCGCTTTATCGGGGCGCGCGCAGCCGGGCATCTCGAGGAGGGGCCGCGCACCTTTCACGTGCCGATTTTGACCCCGCCCGTCATGTTTTCGACTGACATCTGCAAAGGGCTGCGCGAAGGCGGCACCGTGACCCATGCCGCGCTTCAAGTGGCCTATTACATGGGCTTCTCAAAGGTTGTGATCATCGGCATGGATCATCGGTTTACCTATCACGGCGCGCCGCACGAGGCGCATGTGATGGAGGGGCCAGATCCCAATCACTTTAGCCCCGAATATTTTCGGGGTCAGGTCTGGGACAATCCGGATCTGGAGCGTTCAGAGGCGTCTTACAAGGTGGCGCGAGAGGTCTTTGAAGCGGCGGGGCGGCAGATTGTCGATGCCACTCTGGATGGTGCTTGCCCGGTGTTTGAAAAGGCCGATTACCGCGCGGTATTTGGGTTACCGCGCGATCACGGGCCTAGAGAATGA
- a CDS encoding SMP-30/gluconolactonase/LRE family protein: MSDLPQAQVFDRRICDLGEGAFWHPERRQFFWFDITGRRLMSRDQGENQHWQFEQSVSAAGWIDADTLLIAASDHLLHFDIATGTTTPIAPLDCADGRLRPNDGRADPWGGFWIGTMGHAAEPQAGAIWRYYRGEMRRLFDKITIPNAICFAPDAGFACFTDTPGRIVYRQRLEATQGWPIGDPEPWLDLRAAARNPDGAVLDAQGRLWLAEWGSHRVAIYDRQAQFLGAVAVGAPHASCPAFGGDDLSVLHITTARQGMDTEALSKAPEAGMTYAVDLSAYACHGQAEHQVIL; encoded by the coding sequence ATGAGCGATCTACCTCAGGCTCAGGTCTTTGACCGGCGCATCTGTGATTTGGGCGAAGGTGCGTTCTGGCATCCAGAGCGCAGGCAGTTTTTCTGGTTCGATATCACGGGGCGGCGTCTTATGTCGCGTGACCAAGGCGAAAATCAGCATTGGCAATTTGAACAGTCTGTCTCTGCGGCGGGCTGGATTGACGCTGACACGCTCTTGATCGCGGCCAGCGATCACCTTTTGCACTTCGACATAGCCACAGGCACCACAACCCCGATTGCGCCGCTTGACTGCGCCGATGGACGGCTGCGCCCCAATGACGGGCGCGCCGACCCATGGGGAGGGTTCTGGATCGGCACAATGGGCCATGCCGCCGAACCGCAAGCCGGTGCAATCTGGCGCTATTACCGGGGTGAAATGCGCCGCCTCTTCGACAAGATCACCATTCCAAACGCAATCTGTTTTGCGCCTGACGCGGGCTTTGCCTGTTTCACCGACACGCCGGGCCGCATCGTCTATCGCCAGCGTCTTGAGGCCACGCAGGGCTGGCCCATCGGAGATCCCGAACCCTGGCTTGACCTGCGCGCAGCGGCCCGCAATCCCGACGGTGCGGTTCTCGATGCTCAAGGGCGGCTCTGGCTGGCAGAATGGGGAAGTCACCGTGTGGCGATTTATGATCGGCAGGCGCAATTCTTGGGCGCCGTCGCCGTGGGCGCGCCCCATGCCTCTTGCCCTGCGTTTGGGGGTGACGACCTGTCAGTGCTGCACATCACCACCGCGCGACAAGGGATGGACACCGAAGCGCTGTCAAAGGCACCCGAGGCGGGCATGACCTATGCTGTGGACCTGAGCGCCTACGCCTGCCACGGCCAAGCCGAACATCAGGTCATTCTCTAG
- the hfq gene encoding RNA chaperone Hfq — MASDRQNLQDAFLNQVRKTKIPVTVFLINGVKLQGVITWFDNFCILLRRDGQSQLVYKHAVSTIMPSQPVNLYDGDDAN, encoded by the coding sequence ATGGCTTCTGATCGACAAAATTTACAGGACGCATTTCTCAATCAGGTCCGCAAGACCAAGATTCCTGTGACGGTCTTTCTGATCAACGGGGTCAAGTTGCAGGGCGTGATCACATGGTTTGACAATTTCTGCATCCTGCTGCGCCGGGATGGGCAATCGCAGCTTGTTTACAAGCACGCGGTGTCAACCATCATGCCGTCGCAGCCTGTCAACCTCTACGATGGTGACGACGCCAATTGA